In Marivirga salinae, a single window of DNA contains:
- a CDS encoding ABC-F family ATP-binding cassette domain-containing protein, with product MINTSNLTLQFGKRVLFDEVNIKFTQGNCYGVIGANGAGKSTFLKILSGEINPTKGNVSLDAGKRMAVLKQNHNEFNEHTVLNTVMMGHDKLWNNIKAKEELYSKPDFSEADGIKVSELEEEFAEMDGWNAESDAAALLSGLGIEEEHHYKLLKDVDGNYRVRVLLAQALFGNPDVLILDEPTNDLDIYTIAWLEDFLLEFKNTVIVVSHDRHFLDTVCTHIVDIDFSQISMYSGNYSFWYESSQLALSQKSSANKKAEEKKKELQEFIARFSANASKSKQATSRRKLLDKINVEDIKPSTRRYPAIIFNQNREAGDQILQIEKLNKAVEGKTLIRDLDLFVNKGDKISILSKNSLATTALFEILNGNMQADSGSFKFGQTITTSYLPNHNDEFFQGKENLIDWLRNYSDEKDEVYIRGFLGKMLFTGEETFKSVNVLSGGEKVRCMVSKMMLTGGNLLMLDEPTNHLDLESIQAFNNGLKDFPGTVIFTSHDHEFTNTVANRILELTPNGNIDSLKTYDQYMDDDRIQAQREELYGKVKA from the coding sequence ATGATTAATACCAGTAATTTAACCCTCCAATTCGGAAAAAGAGTCTTATTTGATGAAGTAAACATCAAATTCACGCAAGGAAACTGCTATGGCGTAATTGGTGCCAATGGAGCAGGAAAATCTACTTTCCTAAAAATCCTTTCAGGTGAAATAAACCCTACCAAAGGTAATGTAAGCCTAGATGCAGGCAAAAGAATGGCTGTGCTAAAGCAGAACCATAATGAGTTTAACGAACACACTGTTTTGAACACGGTTATGATGGGTCACGATAAATTGTGGAACAACATCAAAGCCAAAGAAGAATTGTATAGCAAACCTGATTTCTCTGAAGCTGACGGTATTAAAGTATCTGAATTAGAAGAAGAATTTGCTGAAATGGACGGCTGGAATGCTGAGTCTGATGCTGCCGCCCTATTGAGCGGTTTGGGCATTGAAGAAGAGCACCATTATAAATTATTGAAAGACGTGGATGGTAATTATAGAGTTCGTGTCCTTTTGGCACAAGCTTTATTCGGTAATCCAGATGTCTTGATTCTGGATGAGCCTACCAACGATTTGGATATCTATACCATCGCTTGGTTGGAAGATTTCCTTTTAGAATTCAAAAATACAGTAATCGTAGTTTCTCACGATAGACACTTTTTGGATACGGTTTGTACACACATCGTGGATATTGATTTCAGCCAAATCAGTATGTATTCTGGAAACTACTCTTTCTGGTATGAATCAAGCCAATTGGCGCTGAGCCAAAAATCGTCTGCTAACAAAAAAGCAGAGGAGAAAAAGAAAGAATTACAAGAGTTTATTGCCCGATTTAGTGCGAATGCATCTAAATCAAAGCAAGCAACCAGTAGAAGAAAATTATTAGATAAAATCAATGTAGAAGATATCAAACCTTCTACACGTAGATATCCTGCCATTATCTTTAATCAAAATAGAGAAGCTGGAGATCAGATATTACAAATTGAAAAGCTTAACAAGGCTGTTGAAGGCAAAACCTTGATTAGGGATTTGGATTTATTTGTAAATAAAGGCGATAAAATATCCATTTTGAGTAAAAATAGTTTGGCTACCACTGCCCTATTTGAAATCTTGAATGGCAATATGCAAGCGGACTCAGGTAGCTTTAAATTCGGCCAAACTATCACAACTTCTTATTTACCCAACCACAATGATGAGTTTTTCCAAGGAAAAGAAAACTTAATCGACTGGTTAAGAAACTATTCTGATGAAAAAGATGAGGTTTACATCCGTGGATTCTTAGGTAAAATGCTTTTCACTGGAGAAGAAACTTTCAAATCAGTAAATGTATTATCTGGAGGAGAAAAAGTAAGATGTATGGTGTCTAAAATGATGTTGACCGGTGGAAACTTGTTGATGTTAGACGAGCCTACCAACCACTTAGATTTGGAATCTATTCAGGCATTTAATAATGGCTTGAAGGATTTTCCTGGTACTGTTATTTTCACCTCTCATGACCATGAGTTTACGAACACAGTTGCTAACAGAATTTTGGAGCTTACGCCAAATGGCAATATCGACAGTTTGAAAACTTACGACCAATATATGGATGATGATAGGATTCAGGCTCAGAGAGAAGAATTATACGGTAAGGTGAAGGCTTAA
- a CDS encoding LamG-like jellyroll fold domain-containing protein: MRILFTLIFTLLLTIVYGQNECSDSNIEEELIAHYPLDNNGVEVLGSGFNGEINGAIPTNDINGNRNSAYLFDGIDDYIHIGDHFDLGDSDFTISCWVNVFEFKGLIDGTSSRGGWMVNKGGTIFGSPRRSGYGLDARKLNGQNHFYFMVGGQNDDLYNVKGLGFKENVWYHLMGIKNDDSISLFVDNVLIATEAIPANMNVNTNIPLVFGSTDKLGYDQKGTTFFNGIIDDVKIYKTALSKDERACLIYGCIPPQINLGEDQTICNETSIILDASGSGFNYKWQDGSTNPTFEVTKTGTYWVEVENSCGIKRDTIKLVLPEIRDLTIPNVITPNQDGYNDYFVVDSRLLGSTLKIFQRHGKKVYESANYNNEWDGGNLPSAAYYWIITNDCGTNYKGWLRIIY, from the coding sequence ATGAGGATCCTTTTTACATTAATTTTTACACTATTATTAACTATAGTCTATGGGCAAAATGAATGCTCAGATTCCAATATTGAAGAAGAATTAATTGCTCATTACCCATTAGATAATAATGGAGTTGAAGTTCTTGGCAGTGGTTTCAATGGAGAAATTAATGGTGCTATTCCTACTAATGACATAAACGGCAATCGGAATTCAGCCTATTTATTTGATGGGATTGATGACTACATCCATATTGGAGACCATTTTGATTTAGGAGACTCAGATTTCACAATATCCTGTTGGGTAAATGTTTTTGAATTTAAAGGTTTAATAGATGGCACTAGCAGCAGAGGCGGATGGATGGTAAATAAAGGGGGCACAATTTTTGGTTCACCAAGAAGATCAGGATATGGACTTGATGCAAGGAAATTGAATGGTCAAAATCACTTTTACTTTATGGTTGGTGGACAAAATGATGATCTTTATAATGTAAAAGGCTTAGGATTTAAAGAAAACGTATGGTATCATTTGATGGGAATAAAGAATGATGACAGCATTTCACTATTTGTAGATAATGTTCTCATAGCCACCGAAGCTATTCCTGCAAATATGAATGTCAATACCAACATCCCCTTAGTCTTTGGTTCAACGGACAAGCTGGGATATGATCAGAAAGGAACCACTTTTTTTAATGGGATAATTGATGATGTTAAAATATATAAAACAGCACTCTCAAAAGATGAGAGAGCATGTTTAATATATGGATGTATCCCACCCCAAATTAATTTGGGAGAGGATCAGACTATCTGTAATGAAACTTCTATAATATTGGATGCCTCAGGGTCTGGCTTTAATTATAAGTGGCAAGATGGCTCAACAAATCCAACTTTTGAAGTTACTAAAACTGGCACTTATTGGGTAGAAGTTGAAAATTCATGTGGAATAAAGCGAGATACAATTAAGTTAGTATTACCAGAAATCAGGGATTTAACTATTCCAAATGTAATTACTCCAAACCAAGATGGTTATAATGATTACTTTGTTGTTGATTCCCGACTTTTGGGCTCAACCTTAAAAATATTTCAAAGACATGGAAAAAAGGTATATGAATCTGCAAACTATAATAATGAATGGGACGGAGGTAATTTACCATCAGCAGCATATTATTGGATAATTACAAATGATTGTGGCACTAATTATAAGGGCTGGCTTAGAATTATATATTAA
- a CDS encoding MBL fold metallo-hydrolase: MKTFIKIIKGLLIVVAFFILGYYMVKYFVPSVGKAPNKEEMATSPYYHKGKFVNSIQTTSAEFTQVPRILRNYFKRDVETNPTKDYVFTENNKQENDSILQVNWLGHAAVLFYKNGKYVLADPMLGERASPFNFMGPERFSAPPISSEDLPELEAVVISHDHYDHLDYETIKKITAKTKYFFVPTGVKASLEYWGVPAEKIKEFSWWDTHTEDGITITATPARHFSGRLLSQNNTFWASWVIEMEGDNIYFGGDTGIFDGFKEIDEKLGPFDVAFMPIGAYNEAWHDIHMDPIEAIEAFQKMRAKKLFPIHWGTFDLALHSWYEPILDLEKEAAEKEIPLLSIPQGKWFSLDAKSENGWWKQYSEEISSE; encoded by the coding sequence ATGAAAACATTCATTAAAATCATAAAAGGCTTACTCATTGTAGTAGCCTTTTTCATTTTAGGTTACTATATGGTAAAATATTTTGTTCCTTCAGTCGGAAAAGCTCCAAATAAAGAGGAAATGGCTACATCTCCTTATTATCACAAAGGCAAGTTTGTAAACTCCATTCAAACTACAAGTGCGGAGTTTACACAAGTTCCACGTATTTTGAGAAATTATTTCAAAAGAGATGTAGAAACGAATCCAACTAAGGACTATGTTTTTACTGAAAACAACAAGCAAGAAAACGATAGCATTCTGCAAGTTAATTGGCTAGGACATGCAGCGGTTTTATTTTACAAAAACGGCAAATATGTTTTGGCAGATCCAATGTTGGGTGAGCGTGCATCACCCTTTAACTTCATGGGACCAGAAAGATTCAGCGCCCCTCCTATTTCTTCTGAAGATTTGCCTGAATTGGAAGCCGTTGTGATTTCACATGATCATTACGACCATTTGGATTATGAAACTATCAAAAAAATCACAGCAAAGACTAAATACTTTTTTGTTCCTACAGGAGTAAAAGCCAGTTTGGAATATTGGGGAGTTCCAGCTGAAAAAATTAAAGAATTTAGCTGGTGGGATACTCATACTGAAGATGGTATAACCATAACCGCTACACCAGCTCGCCATTTTAGCGGGAGGTTATTAAGTCAAAACAACACCTTCTGGGCTTCATGGGTAATAGAAATGGAGGGTGATAACATCTATTTTGGAGGTGACACCGGGATATTTGATGGATTTAAGGAAATAGATGAAAAGCTGGGGCCTTTTGATGTAGCATTTATGCCAATTGGCGCTTATAATGAAGCTTGGCACGATATACACATGGATCCGATAGAAGCAATTGAAGCCTTTCAAAAGATGAGAGCAAAGAAACTATTCCCAATCCATTGGGGAACTTTTGATTTGGCTTTACATAGTTGGTATGAGCCCATTCTAGATCTTGAAAAGGAAGCTGCGGAAAAAGAGATTCCATTATTAAGCATTCCACAAGGCAAATGGTTCAGTCTGGATGCTAAAAGTGAAAATGGATGGTGGAAGCAGTATTCAGAAGAGATAAGTAGTGAATAA
- a CDS encoding pseudouridine synthase, whose translation MNKQPLEIIYQNEYLVAINKPHGLLVHRTKIATETDVFALQLLRDQLGQRVYPVHRIDRKTSGVLLFALDEENNSKTTALFRDQLIEKTYLAIVRGFTDSEGTIDYALRKESGQLQESVSHYKTLAHTEIPVPLGKFETSRYSLVEVKPETGRMHQIRKHLAHIDHPIIADRPHGCNKQNKLFKEKWGMDSMLLHAKEVKFKHPVNSNVVHIKANISSEFERTLSFLNFDFKII comes from the coding sequence GTGAATAAACAACCCCTAGAAATAATATACCAAAACGAATATCTAGTAGCTATTAATAAACCTCATGGTTTGTTAGTGCATCGCACTAAAATTGCTACTGAAACAGATGTCTTTGCTTTGCAATTGTTGAGAGATCAATTGGGTCAGCGAGTTTATCCAGTTCATAGAATAGACCGTAAAACTTCGGGAGTTTTACTTTTTGCGTTGGATGAAGAAAATAATTCAAAAACCACAGCTCTTTTCAGGGATCAACTGATTGAGAAAACTTATTTAGCCATTGTTAGAGGCTTTACTGATTCTGAAGGTACTATAGATTATGCTTTAAGAAAGGAAAGCGGCCAATTACAAGAATCTGTAAGCCATTACAAAACACTGGCACACACAGAAATTCCTGTTCCATTAGGGAAATTTGAAACTAGCCGCTATTCTTTGGTAGAAGTAAAACCAGAAACTGGAAGGATGCATCAAATCAGAAAACATTTGGCACATATTGACCATCCGATTATTGCAGATCGCCCACACGGCTGCAATAAGCAAAACAAACTATTCAAAGAAAAATGGGGCATGGACAGCATGCTTTTACATGCTAAAGAAGTAAAGTTTAAACATCCTGTTAACAGTAATGTTGTCCATATAAAGGCTAATATTTCATCTGAATTTGAAAGAACCCTAAGCTTTCTTAATTTCGATTTCAAAATCATATAA
- a CDS encoding DUF2062 domain-containing protein: MATTKLKKWAGRKLRYYKDKFLFKLKRYTIAILTSDKSDVSIALSYSFGTLIALLPTPGFSTAIGIGFITVFKQLNKMAVLLSMLVWNAITIIPIYWLSYKIGTRISNSLPDVEVQNETIRQILLFFKQFALGNLAMTIPISIGSYFLAIVLLRLARKMRLRSTGIRNQAIV; encoded by the coding sequence ATGGCTACAACAAAGTTAAAAAAGTGGGCGGGTAGAAAGCTACGCTACTATAAAGATAAATTTCTGTTTAAACTCAAGCGATATACTATTGCGATACTCACTTCAGATAAATCTGATGTATCTATTGCTTTAAGTTATTCTTTTGGAACTTTAATTGCTTTGTTACCTACACCAGGTTTCAGCACAGCTATAGGCATCGGATTTATAACTGTGTTCAAACAACTTAACAAAATGGCAGTATTGCTTTCTATGTTGGTCTGGAATGCTATTACCATTATTCCTATTTATTGGTTAAGTTATAAGATTGGAACTAGAATTTCCAATAGCCTTCCTGATGTTGAGGTTCAAAATGAAACCATTCGTCAAATACTTCTATTTTTCAAACAATTTGCATTAGGTAATCTTGCTATGACTATTCCAATTTCAATAGGAAGTTATTTTCTAGCGATAGTTTTACTAAGATTAGCCCGAAAAATGAGGTTAAGAAGTACTGGAATAAGAAACCAAGCTATCGTTTAA
- a CDS encoding translation initiation factor translates to MSKKNKKHREGIVYSTSDEFEYDYEGQEEQETLHPSEQNLKVQLDKKARAGKKVSLISGFIGTENDLKDLGKKLKSKCGVGGSVKDGEILIQGDFRDKILEVLQKDGYNKVKKVGG, encoded by the coding sequence ATGAGCAAGAAAAACAAAAAGCATAGAGAAGGTATCGTTTATTCTACTTCTGATGAATTTGAATATGATTATGAAGGACAGGAAGAACAAGAAACCTTACATCCATCAGAACAAAATTTAAAAGTACAGTTAGATAAAAAAGCTAGGGCAGGTAAGAAAGTGAGCCTTATTAGCGGATTTATTGGAACTGAAAATGATTTAAAAGACTTAGGGAAAAAGCTGAAATCGAAATGTGGTGTAGGCGGAAGTGTGAAAGATGGAGAAATTCTGATTCAGGGAGATTTCCGGGATAAAATTTTGGAAGTATTACAAAAGGATGGCTACAACAAAGTTAAAAAAGTGGGCGGGTAG
- a CDS encoding nucleoid-structuring protein H-NS — MNKLKSIFRLTALCLILSAGLFACKSSKKMADASNDADATEEQQERPDDTTVDLESPEASKTADTEISEGELSNRLDNYFNAIANSSGNTARANSNINEAKSMFASPDVPVLIIINESTDGTKDYDEPTNIMDYMNYLKDQGKNLNNIYKVKTNDRGRITELELIRK, encoded by the coding sequence ATGAACAAATTGAAATCTATTTTTAGGCTAACTGCCTTGTGTTTGATCTTAAGTGCTGGCCTATTTGCTTGTAAGAGTAGTAAAAAAATGGCGGATGCATCAAATGATGCAGATGCTACTGAAGAACAACAAGAAAGACCTGATGACACTACGGTTGACTTAGAATCTCCAGAAGCTTCAAAAACTGCAGACACTGAAATTTCTGAAGGAGAGTTATCGAATAGACTGGATAATTATTTTAATGCTATTGCTAATTCTTCAGGCAATACGGCAAGAGCAAATAGTAATATCAATGAAGCGAAATCAATGTTTGCCTCTCCAGATGTTCCCGTTTTGATTATCATTAATGAATCCACAGACGGAACCAAAGATTATGATGAGCCAACCAATATTATGGATTATATGAATTATTTGAAAGATCAAGGCAAAAACCTCAATAATATTTATAAGGTGAAAACCAATGATAGAGGTAGAATTACTGAACTCGAATTGATTCGCAAATAA
- a CDS encoding universal stress protein, whose amino-acid sequence MINHILVPTDFSDCALNALEYALKFAKRINPKAEITILNAYTVPLAYADYNIAYDIGESEDDIKKYINSEFDKIEEKVPLIKDFEYETVKTENYVKDAVEEYCLENNVDLIIMGTKGASGVDEVILGTNAHRVIKAELAPVLVIPEDAKYEDIKSIALSSDYKGIMADLLSPVKDIRQAYASEIHLIHVSTEPMLDKEKSEEAKNLELHLKGLPHQYHFMVNKNVEEGIDEFAEKNKIDLLVVLPRKKGLFESLFGKSESKSLIFHTKVPLLALSASKKKVIETD is encoded by the coding sequence ATGATTAACCACATATTAGTTCCGACCGATTTTTCCGATTGTGCATTAAATGCCTTGGAATATGCCTTAAAGTTTGCAAAGAGAATTAACCCTAAAGCCGAAATCACCATTTTGAATGCTTATACTGTTCCTTTAGCCTATGCTGACTACAATATTGCATATGATATTGGAGAAAGTGAAGATGATATTAAAAAATACATCAATTCAGAATTTGACAAAATAGAGGAAAAAGTCCCGCTTATAAAGGATTTTGAATACGAAACCGTTAAAACAGAGAATTATGTAAAAGATGCAGTGGAAGAATATTGCTTAGAAAATAATGTTGATTTGATCATTATGGGGACCAAAGGAGCCAGTGGAGTGGATGAAGTAATTTTAGGGACAAATGCCCATAGAGTAATTAAAGCTGAACTAGCTCCCGTTTTAGTAATTCCTGAAGATGCCAAATATGAAGACATCAAGAGCATTGCATTATCAAGTGATTATAAAGGAATAATGGCAGATCTGTTAAGCCCAGTAAAAGACATTCGACAAGCTTATGCATCCGAAATTCATTTGATTCATGTGAGTACTGAGCCGATGCTGGACAAGGAAAAATCAGAAGAAGCCAAAAACTTGGAATTGCATTTAAAAGGATTACCACATCAATACCATTTTATGGTGAATAAAAATGTAGAAGAAGGAATAGATGAATTTGCTGAGAAAAATAAAATTGATCTTTTGGTCGTACTTCCAAGAAAGAAAGGTTTGTTTGAAAGCCTATTTGGTAAAAGTGAAAGTAAATCCTTAATCTTCCATACTAAGGTGCCACTTTTAGCGCTTTCTGCTTCCAAAAAGAAGGTGATTGAGACTGATTAA